Part of the Paludisphaera borealis genome, GCCGACCACCTCCGCCTGGTGGTCGCGCGCACGATCGAGCGGCGTCGACTGTTCGACGAGCTGTCGCAGCTTCGCAACCAGCTTCGAGGCAGCTACAGCTTCCACACGATGGTTTCGCAGAGCGCCAAGATGCGGAAGGTCTTCGACCTGATCCAGCACGTCGGGCCGCTCGATTCGACGATCCTGATCCACGGCGAGACCGGCACGGGCAAAGAGCTGGTCGCCCAGGCCTTGCACGCGGTCAACACGCGGCGGAAGGGCTCGTTCGTCGCCCTCAATTGCGCGGTGCTCAATGACTCTTTGCTCGAAAGCGAGCTGTTCGGCCACGAGCGCGGGTCGTTCACCGGCGCCGAGAAACGGAAGATCGGACGGTTCGAGAAGGCCGACGGCGGCACGTTGCTCCTCGACGAGATCGGCGACATCTCCCCCGCCATGCAGGCCAAGCTGCTGCGGGTCTTGCAGAGCGGGACGATCGAGCGCGTCGGCGGGACCGACCCGATCAAGGTGGACGTCCGGATCATCGCCGCGACCCACAAGCGTCTCGAAGACGAGGTCCGCGCGGGCCGGTTCCGGGCCGATCTGTATTACCGCCTCAAGGTGATCCTCATCGACCTTCCGCCGCTCCGCGACCGCAAGGAGGACATCCCGCTGCTGGCCTTGAATTTCGTCGAGAAGCACAATTCGGCCGCCGCCACGCCGGTCGCCGAGTTCGATTGGGCGGCGATGCAGGCGCTGCTTCAGCATCAGTGGCCTGGCAACGTCCGCGAGCTGGAGAACGCCGTGAAGTCGGCCGTCGCGCTGGCGGAAGGCTCGGTGATCCACCGCGACGACCTGCCCGAGACCGTCGCGCCTCGGTCGACGAGCCGGCTGCCGGGCCCGAGCCTCATCGACATCGAGACCCATCTCCCCGAACTGACCGAGGACCTGATCGGGCAGGTCGAACGCGAGTACTTCCAACGGGTGCTCGCCGAGTACGGCGGCAACGTCGCTCGGTGCGCCCGCCACAGCGGCCTCTCGCGGCGGAGCGTCACCCAGAAGCTTCAGAAATACAGCCTCGAACGCGCGACGTTCAAGAAGCCGCGCGTCGGTTGATCGGACGGCGAGCCGCGGCCGGAATCAAGGCAACGGCACGTCCTTGAACGTGAATTCGAGGGGGGTCGTGATCACCCGGCTGGGGGTCTCGTAGACGAACTTGTAGTCGGCCGGCTTGCCGGGGACGTCGACGAACAGGTATTCGAAGCCGAGCTTGCCGCCGTCGTTGCCGGTGTTCGAGAATCCGCCGTTGTGCTCGAACCGCGATCCGTCGGCCGTTTCGAGCCACAACCGGTTGTTGAACAGGCCCTGGCGATAGCTCTCGAACGCCGGCCCCTCTCCCGGATAGCTCAACACGACGCCGACCTTCCAGACCTGCTCGTCGATCTCGGTCTTCAAGAGCGTGACAGCCACGTCGTCTTGCTTGATGACCACGTCCTCCTGCGCCAGGCTGGGGAACCGGAAGATCTTCACGCCCGCCGGCAGCGTCAAGTCGGCCTTCACCGTGAACTGGGCGAGCTTCACGGCCGAGCGCTCGGGAGCGTCGAGGTTGACGTTGATCTCGGCGACCGGATTCTCGGGCCGCAAAACGACGTCGGTCGCCTCGGTCATGACCTGCGCCTTGACGACGCGTCCCTGATCGTCCTTGACGACGAGCTGATCGGCCTTGAGCGCCAGCAGCATGGGACGCAGCCGAGGCTCCCACGCGACCTCGAACGCGGCGTTGGCCGTCGCCATCCCGGTCTGATAGTCGCGCCGTTCGGAGAATTCCCTGAGCCCGACGCGGAACGCCCCGACGTACTGGATCAGCGCCTTTTCCGGTGGCTTGCCCGTGGTGATCCCGACCGAGCCGTCGCCGGTGAACGCCGAGATCGTCACATCGGCGCGCCGCGCGACCTCGTCAAGAGCCTCGTAGAACGTGACGTCCTTCAGGTCGAGGTCGAACGACGGGTTCGTCGCCTCGGCCCCCTGCTGTTCGCGCAAGTCGCTGATCGGGTTGCCGGTCTGCTTCTGAAGCTGCTGGAGGGCGTCGCTCAGGCGGATTCCCTTGGCTTGCAAGGTGACGCGCGAGGGCTTTGCGTCGTTGTCGTCGGGCTTCGCGGCGGCGAGGGTCGCGCGGATGCGATCGAGGCGGTCCTTCCGCTCCTTGTTCGTCGCGCCGGCCGTCTCGGGTAGGAGCGACAGGATCTTGGGGCCGAGCTTCACGAGCGCGGCTTCGGCGGCGTCGCGCGCCTCGGGCTTGTCGCCGTCCAGACGCTCGACGAGCTGAAGCACGCGGTCGCGGAGCGCGGCGTCCGACGCCTGTTGCGCCCCGACCTCGCCCCGGCCGACGAGCGCGATCGCCACCCCGAACCAGACCCATCCGAAACCAATCCGACGACGCCGATGCGTGGCCCTCATGATCGATCTCCCCCCGGTGCGTTGCAACTCGATCCCTGTTCTGGACAATTGTCATAGAGCGGCTTCGTCGAGTCTAGCCGACGAAGCGGGCGCCTGCAATGCGCCCTCCGGCGCGACGGCCGTCGGAAGTCTGCTTGACCCTGGCCAGCCCACCACAGAGAATCATTGATTGCTGTAGAACCAGGACGTGTTCGACCGCGCCGGCTCTGGCGGCTTCCGGTCGGCCTTGAGAAAGGAACGAGCCGGATGCGGTATCGCGAATGGAGACTGGGGAGGGAAACCCGAGGAGTCTTGATCGCTTCCGGACTGCTTGCGATCGGCGCTCTCGCCCCGTGTCTCGGGACAGGTGAAGCGGCGGCCCAGGTTCCGGTGGCGAGGGCCTCCGACTCGCCGACGGCGGCGCCCGCCGCGACCGCGACCTACGTGAGCCCGGCCGAGGCCCGGCTGCGTGGCGACGTCGCGTTTCTGGCGGCCGACGAGCAAGAAGGCCGCGCGCCCGGCACCAAGGGCATCGAAGCCTCGGCCGACCACATCGCCGCGGTCTTCAAGGAGCTGGGGCTCAAGACCGCGCCCGGCGCGGACGGCTATTTCCAGACGTTCACGCTCACCGGCCAGCCGAGACTCGGCGAGCCCCTCGATCTGGCGGTCAAATCGTCGGACGGTCAAACCCTGAAGGCGGTCTCTCGAACCGATTTCAGCGCCCTGGCGATCGGCGTCAACGGCGTCGCCGACGCGGTCCCGATCGTCTTCGCGGGCTACGGCATCACGGCCAAGCAGGACGATCTGAAGCTCGACTACGACGACTACGCCGGCTTCGACGTCAAGGACAAAGCCGTCCTCATCCTCCGTCGCGAGCCCCAGCAGAACGACGAGCGCAGCTCGTTCGACGGCAAGAAGACCACCGAGTTCTCGGCGCTCCGGCACAAGGCCACCAACGCGTTCCAGCACGGCGCGAAGATCGTCCTCCTCGTCAACGACTTCGCCTCCCTCGGCACCGACAACGACACGCTTCTCAGCCTCGGTTCGGCCGGGTCGGAAGTGAACTCGAAGCTGCCGTTCGTCCAGCTCACCCGCGAGTTCGCCGACAAGATCCTCAAGGCCGCCGGCGAGCCGTCGCTGACCGAGCTGGAACATCAGATCGACAAGGATCTCAAGCCCCGGACGCGCGAGCTGAAGAACGTGACGCTCTCGGCGCACGTCACGATCGAACGACCCTCGGTCGACACCAAGAACGTGATCGGCGTCCTCGAAGGCTCGGGCCCGCACGCGAACGAAACGATCGTCGTCGGCGGCCACTACGACCACCTGGGACGCGGCGGCCTGATGTCGGGCTCGCTGGCTTTCCTGTCGCGGGACATCCACAACGGCGCCGACGACAACGCGTCGGGAACCGCCATGGTGCTGGAAGTCGCGCGGCGGCTGGCCGCCCGGCGCGACCCCCTGCCCCGTCGCGTGGTCTTCATCGCCTTTTCGGGCGAAGAGCGCGGGCTGCTGGGATCGCAATACTATGTCGAACACCCGCTCTATAAGCTCGCCTCGACCGTGATGATGATCAACTTCGACATGGTCGGCCGCCTCAACGACAAAAACGAGCTAACCATGATCGGCACCGGCACCTCGCCGAACTCGCAGGGGCTGGTGGAGACGCTCGGCAAGAACGCCGGCCTGACGATCAAGACCGTCAGCGGCATGACCGACGGCTTCGGCGGCAGCGACCATCAGTCGTTCTACGGCAAGAGCATCCCCGTCCTGTTCGCGTTCACCGGCATCCATTCCGACTACCACCGGCCGAGCGACGACTCCGATCGGATCAACTACGCGGGTATGGCCAAGATCGCCGACTACATGGAGCTGATCCTCCTCGACGTCGCCCGGCGTCCCGAGCGTCCGGAGTTCGCCCGGCTGACCGCGCCGAAGCGGACGGCCCAGTCGGCGTCCACCAGTATGAGCGTGACGATGGGGGTGATGCCCGACTACGCCGATGAGTCGAAGGCCGGCATGAAGCTCTCCGACGTCCGCGAGGGGGGACCCGCCGCCAAGGCCGGCATCAAGGGGGGCGACACCATCACCAGCATCGGCGGAAAGCCGATCAGCACGATCTACGATTACATGGAAAGCCTCGGCCGCTACAAGCCGGGTGACCACGTCGACGTCGTCGTCAAGCGAGACGGCAAGGACGTCACGATCAAGGTGGACCTCGGCAAGCCGAACGTCGCGCCGAATCATTAAGGCGGATGGAATGATATCGGCATGTGCTTATTGAAACCGAATACAAGCCCGAAGCGCAAGCGAGTGAATCTCATCGAGGCCGTCGTCGATCGTCTGAATCATTCCCTCGCTTGCGATTCAGGCTTGTATCGGGGGGAATTCACTCGCTTGCGCTTCGGGCTTGTATTCCGAGGGATCGAAATAAGCCGGAATACTTGCATCGGCTTTTCGTTCGTCGCGCTCCTTGCCGCCCTGCTGAGCGGGTGCGGGCCTCGATCGACGAACAGCGACCCTCGAGCGCTGCGGGTCGCCACGGACTGGACGAAGTCGGATCGTGACGAGATCGCCCGCGAGTTTGCGACCTGGGCTCGCGAGCGGCCCGACGGCACCCCGGCCTTGGGCTCTTCGATCGTCTGGATCGCGAAGCCGGGCGACGCCAATCCGCCCGACGTCTTTCTCGGCGGCCCGATCTCGTTCTTTGTGGACCTCGCGTCGAAGGACCAGCTCGAAAGCCTGGGGAGCGGCCCCGATCGGCCCTTCTGGTCGACGGCCCGTCGATCGGTCGTCGGGATGGTCGAGCGCGCCCCGTCGCCGACCTCCCGAACCGTTCTGGCCGATCCCCGCGTCGATCCCTTGACCCTCGCCTGGGGACTGGGCCGGCTCCGCGACGACGGTTGGCCGACCGCTTATGCGAAGCTGATCGACCTGTACGGCCGGGCGCAGACCGCGGGATGGCGCGAGGGATCGGCGCGGGCGGCCGTCGAGCGCGGCGACGCCGATGCGACGATCGCCAGGCTTGACGAAGGCGCGGCGAGCGCGCCCGACTCGGTGGTCTTCGAGGAAGGGGCGGCGATCCGTCGCGGCGCCCGACGGATGACGGCGGCGCGGACGTTCCTCCAATTCCTCGACGAACGTACCGACGCGTCGGCCGAAAAGGTGGGAATCGGACTCTCCCCGAACGCCGAGAGCCTGGCCGCCGACCTTCTTGGCGCGACGTTGGTGGACGCTCAGGACGAGCTGAGGAAGGCGATCGATGAAATCCGCAAGGCCGGCTCGCCGCCCGGCGCCGTGCCGCTTCTGACGCAGCTCCCCCCCTGGCCTCCGGCCTCGGTGGAGAAGTTGTTGAAACGAGGCGGCGAGGGGGCGGCGACGCTCGTGGAGACGTTGGCCGGTCAGGTCGCCCCTGAACCGGGGCCGCGACTCTGGCTGTCGCAGAGCTGGCTTCGGCATCGAAAGCCGATCGACGGCGCGCTCCTGTCGGAGCTGGCCGGCGTCGATCAGGGTCGGCTGGCGCGCGAGCCTCGGTTCCGCGCCTGGCTCCGCGCCGAGTGGACGCAGTGGGCGCGGCAGCGGTATCGTTGGGTGGCTCGGCTCGCCGCCGCGCGTTCTCCTCTCCTCACGTCCATCCGATCGAGCGAGCCATGATCCGCGTCATCGCCGAAGGTCTGGTCAAGAGATACGGCCCGCTGGCGGCCGTCGATCATGCGTCGCTCGAACTTCCGCCGGGCGAGCTGACGTGCCTGCTCGGTCCCCCGGGCGCGGGCAAGTCGACGCTCGCGCGGTTGCTCGCCGGTCTCGAATCGCTCGACGACGGCGAGATCTACTTCGGCGAGCGGATGGTTCATGGCATTGCGCCGGGTGATCGCGGGGTCGGCATGGTGTTTCAGGACCATGCGCTCTGGCCCGCTCTTGCGGTTCGAGACAACGTCGGCTATCCGCTCAAGCTCCAGGGGATCGCCTCGCGCGAACGTCGACGCCGCGTCGAGGAAATCCTCACCACGCTGCGGATCGACAGCCTCGCCGACTCGCGTCCCGACGCGCTCTCGCCCGCTCAATCGCTGCGCGTGGCGCTGGCTCGCGCGATCGTGACCCAGCCCGACGTGCTGATCCTCGACGAGCCGCTCGCGGGCGTCGAGCCCCGGCACCGCGATGAAGCCTGGGACGAGATCCGCCGCCTCCGCGCCGAGCTGGGCCTGACGACGCTCTTTTTGACTTCGAACGTCGCCGAGGCGCTCGCCCATTCCGAGCGACTGGCCGTGATGGATCTGGGGCGCATCCTCCAGTCGGGCGAACCTCAAGAGCTCTACAACCAGCCGATCGACGTCTTCGTCGCGCGGCTGCTGGGGCCGACGAATCTGCTGCAAGGTCAGGTCGACGGCAATGGCAATGGCAACGGCAACGGCGGCGAGCCGCGCCGGGAGGTCGTGGTCCGCACCCCGGTCGGCCGCCTTGTCGCCCGCGCGAACTTTCCAGGGCTCTCGCCGGCGACTCCCGTGACGATCTCGATCCGCCCCGAGACGTTGACCCTCGGCCCCGCGGTTCCGATCGACTCCAACCGTTTCCCCGCGACGATCGAGCGGATCGTCTTCCACGGCGGCTCGCGCGAGATCCTGCTCCGCGGCCCCGGCGATTGGCCGGTGACCGCGGTCGCGCCGCAGTGCCATTCGGCCAACGTTCGCGAGGGCCAGACCGTGACGCTGTCCGTCGCCCCCGAGCACGTCACGCTGCTCATGGGCAAGTTCGCGGTGGCCGGCGGCCACTGAGGGCCGCGGATCGTCGATCGATCGCTCAGACGTGGATCACGATCTTGCCGAAGTGCGACCCACTTTCCATGAGGCGCAGGGCGTCGGCGGCGTTCTCGAACGGGAACACGCGGTCGATGACCGGCTTGATCCCGCCGACGTCGATCGCGCGGTTCATCGCTTCGAACATCGCGACCGAGCCGACGTAGATCCCTTGCACCTTCACGGATCGCATCAGGATCGAGGTCGGGTCGATCTGTCCCTGGCCTGTCAGGACGCCGATCAAGGCGATGGTTCCGCCCGACCTCACGGCGCGGAGCGATCGCGGGAACGTCCCCGCGCCGCCGACCTCGACGACGACGTCGACGCCGACCCCGCCGGTGAGCTTGCGCACGGTCTTCTCCCAGTCGGGCTGGGTCTTGTAATTGATGAGGTCGGTCGCGCCGAGTTGGTGCACCCGGCTGAGCTTGGCGTCGCTGCTGGAGGTCGCGATCACGCGGGCGCCCGCGAGGCGGGCGAACTGGACGGCGAAGACCGAAACGCCGCCGGTGCCGAGCGTCAGCACGGTGTCGCCGGGCTTGATCGCGCCGGCGAGGAACAGGCTGTGCCAGGCGGTGACGCCCGCGCAGGGGAGCGTCGCCGCTTCCTCGAAGCTGAGACGGTCGGAAACGCGAACGAGGCCGGTTTCGGGAAGTACGACCTCCTCGGCGAGCACGCCCTCCGCCGCGCCGCCGAGGGCCGATTGCCCCTTGTGCTCATTGATCGCGCCGTCGACCCAGCCGGGCATGAAGTTGGCGGCCACGCGGTCGCCGGGCTGGAACCTCGAAACTCCCCGACCGCACGCGACGACCTCGCCGGCGGCGTCGGAGACGGGAATGCGCGGCAGCTTGAGCGTCGGGTTGTAGATCCCCTTGGCGACCAGCAGGTCCCGGAAGTTGATCGAAGCGGCACGGACCCGAATCAAGACCTCGCCAACGCCTGGCGTGGGGGACGGCAGGTCGTCCAGTTTCCAGCCGTCGGGGCCGGAAAATTCGTGCAGTCGGTAGGCTCTCATGGCGTCGTCCTCCACGCGGGGCGTCGTTCCGGACATGTCGTTCGTGACCGCCTCCAACGTACCGTCTCGGGCTCCGGCCCCGCCACTGCCGACTGGCTGTACGCGAACGCGGGCTGCTAGGATGTCCGTTTCGACGCGACCTTTCACGACTTCCCTTCATTGGCTGATTCTTGATGCCGGTGCTTCGCATCCTCGGAAACTTGACATCGAGCGCCCTTCTGGGCCTGGTCGTCGTCGGCCCGATCGTGGCGCTCTGCGCGGCGGCCGTCCTCGATCGCGGGCCGGGGGGCGAGCCACGCGTCTCGATCTTTTCGGTGGCGATCACCGCTCTCGACCCGTTCGTCTGGACCTGTGTTCGCAACAGCATGATCGCGGCCGGGGCGGTGGCGGCCGGTTCGATGGCCGTCGGCGTCTTCGTCGGCCGGCTCGTCGGCGACTGGCGATTCCCGGCCCGGCCGATCCTGGTCGCCGCGATGAGCGCCTCGGCGGTCGCGCCCCCCGCGATCGTCGCGCTGGGCCTCTCGGTGTTGTTCGGGGCTGGTTCGGGCTCGCCGACGGCCTGGGGCGGCCGCCTCGGCCCGGTGAGTCGATTCGTGCCGGCCGACTGGGGATGGTACGCCTGGTTCTGGGCCGCGATCGTTCAGGGGGGATCGATCTCAGCCCTCGCCTGCCTGTCGGCCCAACAGCGTCTCGACCCCGCCTGGCGCGACGCCGCCCGGCTGGCGGGCGGAACGCGAAGCCGTGTCTGGCGGAAGCTGAACTGGCCGCTCCTGCGCCCCGCGCTCGCCCGGGCCGCCGGCCTCGTGTTCATCCTCACCGTCGCCGACCCCGGCGCGCCGATGATTCTCGGGCTGCGGCGGACGCTCGGTTACCAGATTCTCAGCGTCGGCCTCGGCGACGACCCGTTTCCGTCGATCGCCGTCCTCGGGCTGATCGCTCTGTTCGTCTGCGTCGTCGTCCGCGTGATCTTGAACGGATGGGCCGGGCCGGAGCCGTCGACGTGGCCGGCCGCCGCGGCCGA contains:
- a CDS encoding sigma-54-dependent transcriptional regulator encodes the protein MTRRILTVDDQKITRDHLRQILETEGYEVEAAADGVTALEMLREKTFQLVITDLRMPDMSGFELLSTLRKERVPVGVIVLTAYGDTSEALRTMKAGADDFLSKPCDADHLRLVVARTIERRRLFDELSQLRNQLRGSYSFHTMVSQSAKMRKVFDLIQHVGPLDSTILIHGETGTGKELVAQALHAVNTRRKGSFVALNCAVLNDSLLESELFGHERGSFTGAEKRKIGRFEKADGGTLLLDEIGDISPAMQAKLLRVLQSGTIERVGGTDPIKVDVRIIAATHKRLEDEVRAGRFRADLYYRLKVILIDLPPLRDRKEDIPLLALNFVEKHNSAAATPVAEFDWAAMQALLQHQWPGNVRELENAVKSAVALAEGSVIHRDDLPETVAPRSTSRLPGPSLIDIETHLPELTEDLIGQVEREYFQRVLAEYGGNVARCARHSGLSRRSVTQKLQKYSLERATFKKPRVG
- a CDS encoding M20/M25/M40 family metallo-hydrolase; its protein translation is MRYREWRLGRETRGVLIASGLLAIGALAPCLGTGEAAAQVPVARASDSPTAAPAATATYVSPAEARLRGDVAFLAADEQEGRAPGTKGIEASADHIAAVFKELGLKTAPGADGYFQTFTLTGQPRLGEPLDLAVKSSDGQTLKAVSRTDFSALAIGVNGVADAVPIVFAGYGITAKQDDLKLDYDDYAGFDVKDKAVLILRREPQQNDERSSFDGKKTTEFSALRHKATNAFQHGAKIVLLVNDFASLGTDNDTLLSLGSAGSEVNSKLPFVQLTREFADKILKAAGEPSLTELEHQIDKDLKPRTRELKNVTLSAHVTIERPSVDTKNVIGVLEGSGPHANETIVVGGHYDHLGRGGLMSGSLAFLSRDIHNGADDNASGTAMVLEVARRLAARRDPLPRRVVFIAFSGEERGLLGSQYYVEHPLYKLASTVMMINFDMVGRLNDKNELTMIGTGTSPNSQGLVETLGKNAGLTIKTVSGMTDGFGGSDHQSFYGKSIPVLFAFTGIHSDYHRPSDDSDRINYAGMAKIADYMELILLDVARRPERPEFARLTAPKRTAQSASTSMSVTMGVMPDYADESKAGMKLSDVREGGPAAKAGIKGGDTITSIGGKPISTIYDYMESLGRYKPGDHVDVVVKRDGKDVTIKVDLGKPNVAPNH
- a CDS encoding ABC transporter ATP-binding protein is translated as MIRVIAEGLVKRYGPLAAVDHASLELPPGELTCLLGPPGAGKSTLARLLAGLESLDDGEIYFGERMVHGIAPGDRGVGMVFQDHALWPALAVRDNVGYPLKLQGIASRERRRRVEEILTTLRIDSLADSRPDALSPAQSLRVALARAIVTQPDVLILDEPLAGVEPRHRDEAWDEIRRLRAELGLTTLFLTSNVAEALAHSERLAVMDLGRILQSGEPQELYNQPIDVFVARLLGPTNLLQGQVDGNGNGNGNGGEPRREVVVRTPVGRLVARANFPGLSPATPVTISIRPETLTLGPAVPIDSNRFPATIERIVFHGGSREILLRGPGDWPVTAVAPQCHSANVREGQTVTLSVAPEHVTLLMGKFAVAGGH
- a CDS encoding zinc-dependent alcohol dehydrogenase family protein — translated: MRAYRLHEFSGPDGWKLDDLPSPTPGVGEVLIRVRAASINFRDLLVAKGIYNPTLKLPRIPVSDAAGEVVACGRGVSRFQPGDRVAANFMPGWVDGAINEHKGQSALGGAAEGVLAEEVVLPETGLVRVSDRLSFEEAATLPCAGVTAWHSLFLAGAIKPGDTVLTLGTGGVSVFAVQFARLAGARVIATSSSDAKLSRVHQLGATDLINYKTQPDWEKTVRKLTGGVGVDVVVEVGGAGTFPRSLRAVRSGGTIALIGVLTGQGQIDPTSILMRSVKVQGIYVGSVAMFEAMNRAIDVGGIKPVIDRVFPFENAADALRLMESGSHFGKIVIHV